In Labilibaculum sp. DW002, one DNA window encodes the following:
- a CDS encoding 4Fe-4S dicluster domain-containing protein, protein MTKQILFIIALLITLGVFAYSVRRLWSFFKLTKPSYPIRNIGARISHTLNVAFGQTKIFRKPVIGLMHALVFWGFLVITLGSVEMVVDGVSGVDRAFAFTGWFYDVVMASGDVFALLIIIFIKLFSIRRMFMNVKRFSGVEMTPKANWDAQLSLFFIGFLMVSLICFNMGYISNHPNGYEGVYPVSATLVDLFGWNFGWLQEPGWWIHILLIFTFANYLPYSKHFHVFLSIPNVFLANLEPITKYPNLESITREVKLMLDPEAAYDENAEVARFGVKDVEDISWKNYMDSLSCTQCGRCTDVCPANITGKLLSPRKIFVDVRKRMDEKGPLAALGKEDSKSLLRDYITEEEIWACTTCNACVQECPIDISHPNLIMDMRRYLVMEEASAPAELNTMFTNIENNGAPWQFSPEDRMKWTEE, encoded by the coding sequence ATGACCAAACAGATTCTCTTTATCATCGCATTGTTGATCACGCTTGGCGTCTTTGCCTATTCGGTAAGGCGATTGTGGTCATTTTTCAAATTGACCAAGCCATCTTATCCAATTCGAAACATTGGTGCTCGAATTTCACACACTTTAAATGTGGCTTTCGGACAAACGAAAATCTTTCGTAAACCAGTGATTGGTTTGATGCATGCATTGGTTTTTTGGGGCTTTCTTGTGATTACATTGGGAAGCGTTGAAATGGTTGTTGATGGTGTATCAGGAGTTGATAGAGCATTTGCTTTTACCGGATGGTTTTATGATGTGGTAATGGCCTCTGGTGATGTTTTTGCTTTGTTAATCATTATTTTTATCAAGCTTTTTAGCATTCGCAGAATGTTCATGAATGTTAAACGCTTTTCTGGCGTGGAGATGACTCCAAAAGCAAATTGGGATGCTCAATTGTCCTTGTTTTTTATTGGATTCTTGATGGTTTCCTTGATTTGTTTCAATATGGGATACATTAGTAATCATCCAAATGGATACGAAGGTGTTTACCCAGTTTCTGCTACTTTGGTTGATTTATTTGGCTGGAATTTTGGCTGGTTGCAAGAGCCAGGTTGGTGGATTCATATTTTATTGATATTCACATTTGCGAATTACTTACCGTATTCTAAGCATTTCCATGTGTTTTTATCCATACCGAATGTATTCCTAGCTAATCTGGAACCAATTACAAAGTATCCAAACTTAGAAAGCATTACTCGTGAAGTAAAATTGATGTTAGATCCAGAAGCAGCTTATGATGAGAATGCTGAGGTAGCTCGTTTTGGAGTAAAAGATGTGGAAGACATAAGCTGGAAAAACTATATGGATTCGCTGTCATGTACGCAATGTGGCCGTTGTACGGATGTTTGTCCTGCAAATATTACGGGTAAGCTATTATCTCCAAGAAAGATTTTTGTTGATGTCAGAAAACGAATGGATGAGAAAGGGCCATTAGCAGCATTGGGAAAAGAGGATAGCAAATCACTTTTACGAGATTACATTACCGAAGAAGAAATTTGGGCTTGTACAACTTGCAATGCCTGTGTTCAGGAATGTCCAATTGATATCAGCCATCCGAATTTAATCATGGATATGAGAAGATATTTAGTGATGGAAGAAGCTTCGGCACCGGCAGAATTAAATACCATGTTTACTAATATCGAAAACAACGGTGCTCCATGGCAATTCTCTCCTGAAGATAGAATGAAATGGACAGAAGAATAA
- a CDS encoding methylmalonyl-CoA mutase family protein, giving the protein MTENTAYKLKNTVRIVTATSLFDGHDASINIMRRIIQASGAEVIHLGHNRSAEEIVDCAIQEDAQAIAISSYQGGHNEFFKYMYDLLQEKNASHIQIFGGGGGVILPAEIKELEEYGIAGLYSPDDGRNLGLQGMINEVLQKSDFEFENSELPKIKELNDGNVNLLSRLITLAEQDELQNTDLFVELKNKAEISNIPVVGITGTGGAGKSSLTDELIRRIQIDYPELKLAILSVDPSRKKSGGALLGDRIRMNAINHPNIYLRSLATRRANLALSKHVGDALILMKAAGFDCIFLESSGIGQSDTEIVDYSDVKLYVMTPEFGAATQLEKIDMLDFADLIAINKFDKQGAQDALRDVKKQYQRNNLLWEQNPDDMPVYGTVASQFNDHGVNELYHALIEFLSANKETAFAKNGKPLLEASQKIEIVPPARVRYLSEIAETVRRYNRKAEEQSEIADQLYALNKVSKALKEEGVKEVLLKEYSSLSKGFKHQDVIDSWEDKKKRYKADIFSYKVRGKELKVDTHFETLSHSRIPKIVLPNYKSWGDILKWNLRENVPGEFPYAAGVFPFKREDEDPTRMFAGEGGPERTNKRFHYLSKGMPAVRLSTAFDSVTLYGEDPHERPDIYGKIGNAGVSIASLDDAKKLYSGFDLVSNKTSVSMTINGPSAAMVAYFMNAAIDQQCEMYIRENGLEEEVKVKIEEIYAGRDRVVYVGNLPKENNGLGLMLLGLTGDQVLPHEVYQKIKTETICKIRGTVQADILKEDQAQNTCIFSTDFSLKLMGDIQAYFIDNEVRNFYSVSISGYHIAEAGANPISQLAFTLSNGFTYVEYYLSRGMNINDFAPNLSFFFSNGIDAEYAVLGRVARLIWAKAMKYKYGANERSQKLKYHIQTSGRSLHAQEMDFNDIRTTLQALYAIYDNCNSLHTNAYDEALTTPTEESVRRAMAIQLIINRELGLAINQNPMQGSFIIEELTDLVEEAVLLEFDRITERGGVLGAMETMYQRNKIQSESLQYESLKHNGGLPIVGVNTFLSKKGSPTVQPKEVIRSDEEEKVNQVKFKELVQENNKDKSVKALLELKETALKNENVFAALMEVCKYCTLGQITNALYEVGGQYRRNM; this is encoded by the coding sequence ATGACAGAAAATACAGCATATAAGCTGAAAAATACGGTTCGAATTGTAACGGCAACTTCTCTTTTCGATGGCCATGATGCTTCGATAAATATCATGCGACGTATTATTCAGGCATCGGGAGCGGAAGTAATCCATTTGGGACACAATCGTTCTGCAGAAGAAATTGTGGATTGTGCCATTCAGGAAGATGCACAGGCAATTGCAATTAGTTCCTATCAAGGTGGACACAATGAGTTTTTCAAATACATGTATGATCTACTGCAAGAGAAAAATGCTAGTCACATACAGATATTTGGAGGTGGTGGAGGTGTTATACTTCCCGCTGAAATTAAGGAATTAGAGGAATATGGCATAGCTGGGCTTTACTCTCCTGATGATGGAAGGAATTTGGGCTTGCAAGGAATGATAAATGAAGTTCTTCAAAAGTCTGATTTTGAATTCGAAAATTCAGAACTTCCTAAAATAAAAGAACTTAATGATGGTAATGTAAACTTATTATCGAGGTTGATTACATTAGCGGAACAGGATGAATTACAAAATACTGATCTGTTTGTAGAACTTAAAAATAAGGCTGAAATCAGTAATATTCCTGTTGTTGGAATCACTGGAACTGGTGGTGCAGGTAAATCTTCACTTACGGATGAACTGATTCGAAGAATTCAAATTGATTACCCTGAATTGAAGCTTGCTATTTTATCTGTAGATCCATCGAGAAAGAAGAGTGGTGGAGCTTTGTTAGGTGATAGAATTCGAATGAATGCCATCAATCATCCAAATATTTATTTGCGTTCATTGGCAACAAGAAGAGCAAATTTAGCCTTATCCAAACATGTAGGTGATGCTTTGATCTTGATGAAGGCTGCAGGATTTGATTGTATTTTTCTGGAAAGTTCAGGAATTGGGCAATCGGATACGGAGATTGTTGATTACAGCGATGTGAAATTGTATGTTATGACTCCTGAATTTGGTGCTGCAACTCAATTGGAGAAGATCGACATGCTTGATTTTGCTGATTTGATTGCCATTAACAAGTTTGACAAACAAGGAGCACAAGATGCCTTACGTGATGTGAAAAAGCAATATCAACGAAATAATCTTCTCTGGGAGCAAAATCCAGACGATATGCCAGTTTATGGGACAGTTGCTTCTCAATTCAACGATCATGGCGTAAATGAGCTCTATCATGCCTTAATTGAGTTTTTATCTGCAAACAAAGAGACTGCATTTGCAAAGAATGGGAAACCACTTCTGGAAGCCAGTCAAAAGATAGAAATTGTACCTCCAGCAAGAGTAAGATACCTTTCGGAGATAGCTGAGACTGTCCGCAGATACAATCGAAAGGCAGAAGAACAGTCTGAAATAGCTGATCAATTGTATGCTTTAAATAAAGTGAGTAAAGCACTTAAAGAAGAAGGTGTTAAGGAGGTTTTATTAAAAGAATATTCTAGTCTATCTAAAGGCTTTAAACATCAGGATGTTATTGACTCTTGGGAAGATAAAAAGAAAAGATACAAGGCTGATATTTTCTCCTATAAGGTGAGAGGTAAAGAGCTAAAGGTAGACACCCATTTCGAAACTTTATCTCATTCTCGCATTCCTAAAATTGTTCTGCCCAATTACAAATCATGGGGCGATATTCTTAAATGGAATTTGAGAGAAAATGTACCTGGAGAGTTTCCATATGCTGCAGGTGTTTTCCCATTTAAGAGAGAAGATGAGGACCCAACTCGCATGTTTGCTGGTGAAGGAGGCCCCGAAAGAACAAATAAACGTTTTCATTACTTGTCGAAAGGCATGCCGGCTGTTCGATTATCTACAGCTTTTGATTCTGTAACTCTTTACGGAGAAGATCCGCATGAGCGACCTGATATTTATGGTAAAATTGGTAATGCCGGTGTTTCAATAGCTAGTTTGGATGATGCTAAGAAATTGTATTCGGGTTTCGACTTGGTTTCGAATAAGACATCAGTTTCTATGACTATTAATGGCCCTTCCGCTGCAATGGTAGCCTATTTCATGAATGCTGCTATCGATCAACAATGTGAGATGTATATCCGAGAAAATGGATTGGAAGAAGAGGTTAAAGTAAAGATTGAAGAGATTTACGCTGGGCGAGACAGGGTAGTGTATGTAGGCAATTTACCAAAAGAAAATAATGGTCTGGGATTGATGTTGTTGGGACTTACTGGTGATCAGGTTTTACCGCATGAAGTTTATCAGAAAATTAAGACAGAAACCATTTGTAAGATAAGGGGAACGGTTCAGGCTGATATTCTAAAGGAGGATCAAGCTCAGAACACTTGCATTTTCTCTACAGATTTTTCTTTAAAATTGATGGGGGATATTCAAGCCTATTTTATTGATAATGAGGTTCGAAATTTTTATTCGGTTTCTATTTCGGGATATCATATTGCCGAAGCTGGGGCTAATCCGATTAGCCAACTGGCTTTTACTTTGTCGAATGGCTTTACTTACGTGGAGTATTATTTATCAAGAGGGATGAATATTAATGATTTTGCTCCAAACCTGTCTTTTTTCTTTTCGAATGGTATAGATGCAGAATATGCCGTTTTAGGACGTGTTGCTCGTTTGATATGGGCAAAGGCCATGAAATATAAATACGGGGCTAATGAGCGCTCTCAGAAGCTTAAATACCATATTCAAACCTCAGGACGATCCTTGCATGCACAAGAAATGGATTTTAATGATATCAGAACCACTTTGCAAGCATTATATGCGATTTATGACAATTGCAATTCACTCCATACGAATGCTTACGACGAAGCACTAACGACACCAACGGAGGAGTCTGTTCGTCGAGCTATGGCAATTCAGTTGATTATCAATCGTGAATTAGGTTTGGCTATAAATCAAAATCCTATGCAAGGTTCTTTTATTATCGAGGAATTGACTGATCTGGTTGAAGAAGCTGTATTGCTCGAATTTGATCGGATTACAGAGCGGGGTGGTGTATTGGGAGCGATGGAAACCATGTATCAGCGCAATAAGATTCAATCTGAATCATTACAATACGAAAGTTTGAAGCACAATGGTGGCTTGCCAATAGTTGGCGTGAATACTTTCTTGAGTAAGAAAGGTTCGCCAACAGTACAACCTAAGGAGGTGATTCGTTCTGATGAAGAAGAAAAGGTAAATCAAGTCAAATTCAAGGAGTTGGTGCAAGAGAATAACAAGGATAAGTCGGTTAAAGCTTTACTTGAACTTAAAGAAACGGCTTTGAAGAATGAAAACGTGTTTGCTGCATTAATGGAGGTGTGTAAGTACTGCACCTTAGGACAAATTACCAATGCATTGTACGAAGTTGGTGGTCAATACAGAAGAAATATGTAA
- a CDS encoding electron transfer flavoprotein subunit beta/FixA family protein, translating into MKILVCISNVPDTTTKVKFKEDNTLFDDSGIQWIINPWDELALTRALELKENAGNSVDEVCVINVGSAQTDATLRKALAIGADKAIRIDACAGDAYYVAGQIAEYLKENPFDIVFSGIESSDYNGSSVGAMIAEFMDYPGISSVTHIDLDDDEIVLHRAIPGGKQKIKTEAPFVAVVQKGITNEPRIPAMRGIMMARKKPLEVKPAAEIEMLTKSVKFELPEAKGACKMIDAEQAEQLVGFLKNEAKVL; encoded by the coding sequence ATGAAGATACTGGTTTGTATAAGTAACGTACCGGATACCACAACTAAGGTGAAGTTTAAGGAAGACAATACCTTATTTGATGATTCAGGGATTCAATGGATCATTAATCCATGGGATGAATTGGCTCTTACAAGAGCTTTGGAATTGAAAGAGAACGCTGGTAATTCGGTTGATGAGGTTTGTGTAATAAACGTTGGAAGTGCACAAACAGATGCAACATTAAGAAAGGCTTTAGCAATTGGAGCCGATAAAGCAATACGAATTGATGCATGTGCAGGAGATGCTTATTATGTAGCAGGTCAAATTGCAGAATATCTTAAAGAAAATCCATTTGATATCGTTTTTAGTGGGATTGAATCTAGTGATTACAATGGCTCTTCTGTTGGTGCCATGATTGCTGAGTTTATGGATTATCCAGGAATATCATCGGTAACTCATATTGATCTTGACGATGATGAGATTGTATTGCATCGTGCCATTCCAGGTGGAAAACAAAAAATAAAGACAGAAGCTCCTTTTGTTGCGGTTGTGCAAAAGGGAATTACAAATGAGCCAAGAATTCCGGCAATGCGTGGCATTATGATGGCTCGAAAGAAACCATTAGAGGTAAAACCAGCTGCTGAAATCGAAATGTTAACCAAGTCTGTAAAATTCGAGCTTCCAGAAGCGAAAGGAGCTTGTAAAATGATTGATGCAGAACAAGCGGAGCAGTTAGTTGGGTTTCTAAAAAATGAAGCTAAGGTATTGTAA
- a CDS encoding thiolase C-terminal domain-containing protein, giving the protein MKTLRKKIFMVAGYNTISMGTGRKEFHPKKPRPDMEHYIKEAGQATLGMIGGAANVDEGVIGNFMASRFNNQANLPAFLPMVDEGLKYKPAISVEGACASGGLALATGIKSILAETADVVLAIGFEVQNTMKAMYGADVLAGAGWMKTRKEGHAYYFPGVFSDRAGAYYEKYGKETTRKAMAKWYCNAIENARLCKTAQEFHNKNKDLEATANAPMNPRAFVENLNYFDCSKVSDGASAIAIVSEEGLKKIGVEPKDAVEVLGFGQATADITAKPEVPTKLTTTQKATEKAMLMAGITVDDIGTVEAHDCFSIAGIMATEAIGFAEEGKGPEFVLEGNTARCGKVPFNTTGGLIGWGHPTGATGVHQAVTVWEQLTGKAGDAQIEISADRPYALSINMGGDDKSLVAIVYKRGE; this is encoded by the coding sequence ATGAAAACTTTACGCAAAAAAATATTTATGGTAGCCGGTTACAACACCATTTCTATGGGAACTGGTAGGAAAGAATTTCATCCTAAAAAGCCTCGTCCAGATATGGAGCATTATATCAAAGAGGCGGGACAAGCAACGCTTGGAATGATTGGTGGAGCAGCTAATGTTGATGAGGGAGTTATCGGAAACTTTATGGCTTCTCGATTTAATAATCAGGCAAACTTACCAGCATTTCTTCCAATGGTTGATGAGGGTTTAAAATACAAGCCTGCAATTAGCGTTGAAGGTGCTTGTGCATCAGGTGGATTGGCGCTAGCAACCGGTATTAAATCGATTTTGGCTGAAACGGCAGATGTTGTCTTGGCAATTGGTTTTGAGGTTCAGAATACAATGAAAGCAATGTATGGTGCTGATGTTTTGGCAGGTGCAGGTTGGATGAAAACCAGAAAAGAGGGACATGCATATTATTTCCCTGGCGTTTTTAGCGATCGTGCAGGTGCCTATTACGAAAAGTATGGTAAAGAAACCACTCGTAAGGCTATGGCTAAATGGTATTGCAATGCCATTGAGAATGCTCGCTTGTGCAAGACAGCCCAGGAATTTCACAATAAGAACAAGGATTTGGAAGCTACGGCAAACGCTCCAATGAATCCAAGAGCTTTTGTTGAGAATTTGAACTACTTCGACTGCTCTAAAGTATCAGATGGTGCATCAGCAATTGCAATTGTTTCAGAGGAAGGATTAAAGAAGATTGGTGTAGAACCAAAAGATGCAGTTGAAGTCCTAGGTTTTGGTCAAGCTACAGCTGATATTACTGCCAAACCAGAAGTGCCAACTAAATTAACAACGACCCAAAAAGCAACAGAGAAGGCTATGCTAATGGCTGGAATTACTGTTGATGATATTGGAACCGTTGAGGCTCATGATTGTTTTTCCATTGCTGGAATTATGGCAACAGAGGCAATTGGATTTGCCGAAGAAGGAAAAGGTCCTGAGTTCGTGTTAGAAGGAAATACGGCAAGATGCGGTAAGGTGCCATTCAATACAACCGGGGGACTGATTGGCTGGGGGCATCCAACAGGGGCAACTGGTGTACATCAGGCTGTAACCGTATGGGAACAATTAACTGGTAAAGCGGGTGATGCACAGATTGAAATAAGTGCAGACAGACCGTATGCTCTTAGTATCAATATGGGAGGAGACGATAAATCGTTAGTAGCAATTGTTTACAAAAGAGGAGAATAA
- a CDS encoding electron transfer flavoprotein subunit alpha/FixB family protein, with product MSVIAFAKNWNGKFKGSTYELVSYSKKLASDLSVGLVVVSIGEIAEEELKSLGKYGADRIISVNDPKMNILTSRVYADVLTKISEKENASVVVLNDNNSGKAIAPRISVKMKAGMVAAVQELPVSLDPFIVKKRVFSGKAFGHVQIDSPQKVITIAKNCFGLVEIPVESVVEEYIPEVDTALFKVQVLEEEEQKNKVILSDADIVISAGRGMRSPDNWGPVEDLAEVLNAATACSRPVSDEGWRGHEEHVGQTGKVIAPNLYIAAGISGAIQHVAGISRSKCIVAINTDPEAPIFGVADYGIIGDAMEILPRLTEAFRNSKS from the coding sequence ATGTCAGTAATAGCATTTGCCAAAAATTGGAACGGAAAATTTAAGGGTTCTACATATGAATTGGTTTCCTATTCAAAGAAGCTAGCTAGTGACCTAAGTGTTGGTCTAGTTGTCGTTTCTATCGGAGAGATAGCTGAAGAGGAACTTAAAAGTTTAGGGAAATATGGGGCAGACAGAATTATTTCTGTTAACGATCCTAAAATGAATATATTAACAAGTCGCGTTTATGCCGATGTACTTACAAAAATCTCTGAAAAGGAGAATGCAAGTGTCGTTGTCTTAAACGATAACAATAGTGGAAAAGCAATTGCACCTAGAATTTCGGTAAAAATGAAAGCTGGAATGGTTGCTGCTGTTCAAGAATTACCTGTTTCTCTCGACCCTTTTATTGTGAAGAAGAGAGTGTTTTCAGGAAAAGCATTTGGACATGTACAGATTGATTCACCCCAAAAAGTGATTACGATCGCTAAAAATTGTTTTGGTTTAGTTGAGATTCCAGTGGAATCCGTGGTAGAAGAATATATTCCAGAAGTTGATACGGCACTATTCAAAGTTCAGGTGTTGGAAGAAGAAGAGCAGAAGAATAAAGTAATTCTTTCGGATGCTGATATCGTGATTTCTGCAGGTAGAGGAATGAGGAGTCCTGATAATTGGGGACCAGTGGAAGATCTTGCAGAAGTTTTGAATGCAGCAACAGCTTGTTCTCGTCCAGTTTCGGATGAAGGATGGCGTGGTCATGAAGAGCATGTTGGACAAACAGGAAAAGTAATTGCACCAAATTTATACATCGCCGCAGGTATTTCAGGCGCGATACAGCATGTTGCAGGTATTAGTCGAAGCAAGTGCATTGTTGCCATCAATACAGACCCTGAAGCACCTATTTTCGGAGTTGCTGATTATGGAATTATTGGTGATGCTATGGAAATCTTACCAAGATTAACAGAAGCGTTTCGAAATTCAAAATCTTGA
- a CDS encoding (Fe-S)-binding protein, whose translation MTDIKLQVPVMADVVAKGETPEYLYWVGCAGAFDDRYQKVARAFAKILNHLGVTYAVLGKEESCTGDAAKRAGNEMLFQMQAMQNIEILNGYEVKKIICTCPHCYNTLKNEYPELGGNYDVINYTVFLDEMIRTGKLDLGNNPFKGETITYHDPCYLGRGNDIYDAPRNVVKAVFGEVKEMKRARSFALCCGAGGAQMFKEAEKGDKEVNIERTEEVMDTKVDKVASACPFCMTMLTDGIKLKNQEESLQNLDVAEIIEKALEL comes from the coding sequence ATGACAGATATAAAACTACAAGTACCTGTAATGGCTGATGTTGTCGCAAAAGGCGAAACACCTGAATATTTGTATTGGGTTGGCTGTGCAGGAGCATTCGATGATAGATATCAAAAAGTAGCACGAGCTTTTGCTAAAATTTTAAATCATCTTGGTGTGACTTATGCAGTTTTGGGTAAAGAGGAAAGCTGTACTGGTGATGCTGCCAAAAGAGCTGGAAACGAAATGCTTTTTCAGATGCAAGCCATGCAAAATATTGAAATCTTGAACGGATATGAGGTAAAGAAGATCATTTGCACTTGTCCGCATTGCTACAATACACTAAAAAATGAATATCCAGAATTGGGTGGTAATTACGATGTGATCAATTACACCGTCTTCTTGGATGAAATGATTCGTACTGGGAAGTTAGATTTGGGAAACAATCCATTCAAAGGAGAAACCATTACTTATCACGATCCATGCTATTTGGGAAGAGGAAATGACATTTACGATGCACCGAGAAATGTTGTGAAGGCAGTTTTCGGAGAAGTAAAGGAGATGAAGCGAGCAAGAAGTTTTGCTTTGTGTTGTGGTGCTGGAGGTGCTCAAATGTTCAAAGAGGCCGAAAAAGGAGACAAGGAAGTGAATATTGAGCGTACGGAAGAGGTGATGGATACAAAAGTAGATAAAGTAGCTTCTGCATGTCCGTTTTGCATGACCATGTTGACGGATGGTATCAAGCTGAAAAATCAAGAGGAGAGTTTACAGAATTTAGATGTGGCAGAAATTATAGAGAAAGCGTTGGAATTGTAG
- a CDS encoding acyl-CoA dehydrogenase, with protein sequence MNFELTEEQEMIRDAARDFAQRELLPGVIERDENAIYPKEQVKRLGELGFLGMLVGTEYDGGGMDTVSYVLAMEEISKVDASVSVIMSVNNSLVCWGVQKYGSEAQKEEFLKPMARGDKIGAFLLSEPEAGSDATSQRTTAVDMGDHYLVNGIKNWITSGGTASTYLLIAHTHPEKKHHGINAFLIDSNLEGISVGPHENKMGMRASDTHSVMFNNVKIPKENRLGEDGQGFKIAMKSLEGGRIGIASQALGLASGAYELALQYAQERKTFGKEIIKHQAIAFKLADMAVEIEAARYFCLKAAWLKDQGKPYGQASAMAKLYAAETAMKVTTEAVQIHGGNGYVKEYHVERLMREAKLTQIYEGTSEIQKIVISRGLMD encoded by the coding sequence ATGAATTTTGAACTCACCGAAGAACAAGAGATGATTCGAGATGCAGCACGTGATTTTGCTCAACGTGAATTATTACCAGGAGTTATTGAACGTGACGAAAATGCAATTTATCCTAAAGAACAAGTTAAGCGATTAGGAGAATTAGGTTTTCTTGGCATGCTCGTTGGAACAGAATATGACGGTGGAGGTATGGATACCGTATCCTATGTTCTTGCAATGGAAGAAATTTCTAAGGTTGATGCTTCAGTATCTGTTATTATGTCTGTGAATAACTCTTTGGTTTGCTGGGGAGTTCAAAAATATGGTAGCGAGGCGCAGAAAGAAGAGTTTTTAAAGCCAATGGCCAGGGGGGATAAAATTGGAGCTTTCCTTCTTTCCGAACCGGAAGCCGGATCGGATGCTACTTCTCAAAGAACAACAGCTGTTGATATGGGAGACCATTATTTAGTAAATGGAATCAAGAATTGGATAACATCAGGTGGAACGGCTTCAACTTACCTGCTTATTGCGCATACACATCCAGAGAAAAAACACCATGGTATTAATGCTTTCCTGATAGATTCAAACTTGGAAGGAATTAGTGTTGGCCCACATGAGAATAAAATGGGAATGCGTGCCTCTGATACGCATTCTGTGATGTTTAATAATGTAAAGATCCCTAAGGAGAATCGTTTGGGAGAAGATGGACAAGGCTTTAAAATCGCCATGAAATCACTTGAAGGTGGTCGTATTGGTATTGCGTCTCAAGCTTTAGGACTTGCCTCTGGTGCTTACGAATTAGCATTGCAATATGCTCAGGAACGAAAGACCTTCGGAAAAGAAATTATCAAACATCAGGCTATTGCTTTTAAACTTGCTGATATGGCAGTTGAAATTGAAGCAGCACGATATTTTTGTTTAAAAGCAGCTTGGTTAAAGGATCAGGGAAAACCATACGGACAGGCCAGTGCTATGGCTAAGCTTTATGCCGCAGAAACCGCAATGAAAGTTACGACTGAAGCTGTTCAAATTCATGGAGGAAATGGCTATGTGAAAGAGTACCATGTAGAACGCTTGATGCGTGAAGCCAAATTAACTCAGATTTATGAAGGAACCTCGGAGATACAAAAAATTGTTATTTCAAGGGGTTTAATGGATTGA